The DNA window AGTTGGATAATAGGCGTACTTCCGAAATATACCGGTGTCCTGTTCACGGGTGACACGGTCTGCATAGTATCCGCTCCCGTTTCGCATCTTCGCCAGCGTCTCTGAAAAACCGGTAAACTCGGAGAGGTTCATTCCGAGGTCATGTGTGTAGGTGGTCGCAATCACCATGTCGTGATCATCGATCACATAGAGATCGATGTCCCCACCGAGCTGCTCTTTCAGTGCATTCAGATCGATATTCCGGGGATCCCCGCCAGAGCGGTTGTATGCATCGAGAAATGTAGGAAAACTGTTCTTCAGGCTGTCTGAGAAGAAGTCGTCGAAGAGGGTGAGATCCCGATCCATCAGCGTGTAGGATCCGATCAGACCAGCCTCTGCATAATTTCGGGTCTCCAGGTCATGCGTCACAAGCACGGACCTGGCCTCATTATAGGTAAAACCAGAGAGGATCCCGATCGATAAGACTACCCCGACCAGGATCAGCATGGAGATGATGATCGTGATTGGGGGAGATCGAGATGTCATTGAATAATGGTTCTATTTCAGTTCATATAATAAAAACACGTCGGATGATATTATTATTGCGTATACCAGACGAAAGAAACGTTTATTACTATTTTTAATGATAACCTGGATTTCAGGGACAGGGCAGAGAAGGTGCCTGGACATGCAGCCTTATTGCGATAAAGGGTGAGTACTGCTGGATGAGATTGATCATCTGGATCCTGATCCTTGCAGTCTGCATACTGGGCCTGGCAAGTACCGTGAGTGCTGAAGAGACGGACATCGACCAGATCAATGACACACTCCAGAACCTGACCGCCACCAGTTCACACCTCCAGGCGGGGATTCAGCAGATCTCCGGGGATGTCAACATCTCCAACGCCACAACAACCCTTGAGGATGCCCGAACTGCGGTGGATGAGTTTATCCAGGCGTTCAATGATCTGATCCTTGTCGTGAACAGGATCCTCGGACTGGTGAAAGAGATTCAGCCCGCACTCGGAAATCTATCAGGGCCCTGAGTGACTCCCGACCCCCAGGCCAGACCTTTTTTACCCATCAGGGGAAGTCAATAATCAGTGACACTAGAGTGGCAGATAGAGGAACTTGAGCGGCGGATCAAATACAGATTTATTGACCAGGCACACCCCCAGAGGGCGCTGACCCGGCTGGCATTCGCCGGGGAACAGCACTTCGAAGACGACAGGGATATGGATGCCCTGGCTACGCTCGGGGATGCGGTGATCGATCTCCTGGTGATCGACGACCTGCTGCGGACCGGGGTGACCAGAAAAGGAGAGATTACGGTCTTGAAGGTGCGAAGGGTAAACATGAGCGTCCTCCGTTCCATCGCCGAATCGCTCGATCTAGCCCCGCTGGTCTTCTGGGGAAAGGGAGAGGAGACCCAGCAGGTCTGGCTGTCGGGCAGAGTGCTCGCAGAGTGCTGCGAAGCGGTGATCGGGGCGGTCTTTCTCGACGGCGGGCTCAGGGCTGTTCGGCAGGTGCTGGTGACACTAGAACTTATCAGCGAGAGAGAGGTTGAGCGTCGATCTGGAATATAATCTTAAAAAAGGTCTATTTAAAAAAATTAAACCCTGCCGGCAGGGAAATTGGATGGATACCATCTGACAAACATCTGATTTGGCGGGGTCAAACTCGTTGAACTGGCAGTTCCTGTGAAGCCACTGGATACTGTACTGAATGAACCCCAACTGCTGCTGCTCCAACTGCTCCCTGAACTCTGAGTCACACCGGCCGGGGCAGCGAAACTTGTGTCACCGAGGACAAAGTTCTTACCGAGTCCAAAACTCGATCCAAACGCGGACGAGGCGATGACACTCTGGGTCGTGGCGGTGGCTGCAACCGTCTGCACAGCTGTCGGCTGTACAGTTACAGCGGTCTGAACTGCAGCAGTCTGTATTGCTACTGTCTGGACCGGCACGGCAGTCGTGACAGGAACCGTTGTCTGCACAGTAGTCGTTGTCGTGACCGCTGAACCACCGAGGACCTGTTTGAGAGCATTAAACCAGTTGGTTGCCAGTTTGATCTCCCCGCTCTTATCTGGGTGAACTCCGCTCGACGCCACGTTGTCATTGACCCCGTCGTAGCCTGTATACTGGTCGACGAAGTAGACCGGGGACTGGGCCGTGCTCTTCTGGGATGCAAGCGCAGGAATGCGTGCATTCAGGGCATTCAGGTTGTCCCTTGAGATTGAGGTCGGCGGGATGGAGGCGAGCAGGAACTTTGCATTCGGGTTCCGTGCCCGAACCGTGTCAATGATCGCACCGATGTTACTGACAGACGTGTCAGTCGGAACCTGGTGGAGGACATCGTTGGTCCCGATCATCAGCAGGACGACGTCGGCATGGTAACCAGTGAGCCACTGAGAGAGCTTACCCTGGGCAGGGTCATCAGAAGCACCGTTCAGGATCCCGTCGGTGGTATATCCCCCGTGTCCTTCGTTGTGCTGGTCGAAAGAGAAGGCAAAGTTCGGTTCCGTCCAGCTCCCAACAAAGTCAAAGTCATACCCGGCTGACTTCAGGTCATTATACAGCCAGTACCGGTACGATGGGAGGTTCGCATCCTCAGGGGTGTCTGTCATCCCTTTTGTCAACGAGTCCCCCAGCGGGAGGATGTGAACCGTCGCAGATACGGCGGTCGTCCCCACCCCGAGAAAGAGGAGAGACCCAAGAAGAATCATAATTCCAATAGATGTGCGTTTCATATGTTGCCTCGAACGATATCCTGTATCCTATAAAATTTAGCATTGTACTACATAGCGCTTGTGATGATCCTTTATACAAGGACGATGGAATCGGGCAGATCCACGACCAGGCGAAGAGTAGATGTACCTTGGGCGCCCTCATATTAAGGATCACGATGGCAAACCTGACAATTGCAGTGCTCGGTGAGAACGGGTATGCAAAGAACCTGGGCAAAGCTGGTACCGCCAGCGACATCACCTTCTATAATCTAAAAAAAGGGGAGACAACGGTCACGTTCATCGAACCGACCAGGTACCCCGAACGGATCGTCTCGCTCTTCTATGCAGTCTCAACAGCGGCCGGCGCCCTCGTGGTGGTGGACGCCATCACAGCGCAGTTCGGGGAGTGTGTACTGATGCTCGACTCAGCCGGGATCAAGCAGGGCTGGCTGGTACTGAAGAACTATCTGACCCGCGAGGAGTTGGCCCCGCTCATCAAGGGAACAGTCGTCGAGCACTACGCAGTTATCGAGGACGACCCCGTCGCTGAACGGGAGTTCTTCCTCTCCCATGCCCTAGGGCAACCTGCCCCGGAAACTGAAACAGGAACCGTTCCAGTGGACCATGCATTCCCGGTGAAGGGGATCGGGACTGTAGTCCTCGGGGATGTAGCCTTCGGGACCATCCACAAACACGACACCCTGACCGTCCTCCCTGGAGGAAAGAGCGTCCAGGTCCGTTCTATCCAGAAGCATGACGACGATGCCGATACGGCAGTGCAGGGGGACCGGGTCGGTGTCGCGCTTAAGAACATCGAAGCCGATGAGTTGACTCGCGGGGACGTGCTGACCGGCGATCCAAATCTGCTGGTCAGAGATGAGATCACCGGAGAGGCCAGGATCGTGAAGTACTGGCCTGCTGCCCTGAAGGAAGGAATGGTGCTGTACCTCGGTCACTGGATGCAGTTCATCCCCTGCCGGGTCACCGCTGTCACCGACCAGGGGGACTGGCACACCCCAACGATCACGCTGTCACTGGACAAACCGGTGATCGCCCGCTCAGGGGACCGTAGTGTGCTCTGCTACCTGGAAGGCGGAAAACTTCGGATCACCGGCACGATTCCACTCTGATCAGCGGCATTTTAAATTTTTAAAAAGAGTTCAGACGATCCCGAGCCCTGTAAGGAAGAGCCGGTGAAGCCTGAGATCCCCAGCGAGTTCCGGGTGGAATGAGAGGGCCATGTGCTTCCCCTGCAATACCGCAACGATTCCCTGATCGATCGTAGCAAGGACCGTAGCCTCCGCACCGACCGACCTGACCACAGGCGCTCGGATGAAGACAGCATGGAACGGGGCGTCCAGCCCCTGAACTGGGATATCAGCCTCGAAGGACTCACGCTGTCGCCCGAAGGCGTTCCGGTCCACCTCCATGTCGATCAGACCGAGCGGGCAGATCCTTGGATCCTCAACACTCTTCGCCATCAGCACCATCCCGGCGCAGGTCGCAAATATCCCGCCCTGAAATCCGGTCAACACCTCGTGCATCCGGTTTTTCTCGATCAGCCGCGAGATCGTCGTCGACTCCCCGCCAGGGATCGCAATCGCATCGAGGGACGGGATCTGTGCCGCCTCCCGCACCTCAACGACCGATCCCACGACCGAAGGGATTGTATCGAGGACCTGCTGGAAGGCCGTGATATGCTCGGCGACATCCCCCTGGAGTGCCAGTACCCCTATCTTAACGTCCACGGAACTGGAGCACCTCGTCGTCCTTGAGAGTATGAACATCGATCCCCTTCATCGCCTCGCCAAGCCCGCGGGAGACCTCAGCGATCACAGCCGGCTCCTGGTAGTGGTTGACCGCCTCGACGACAGCCTTGGCCGTTCGGGCCGGGTTGCTGGAGAGGAAAATTCCTGAACCGACAAATACACCGTCTGCACCGAGGTGCATCATCAGGGCCGCATCCGAGGGGGTCGCTATCCCACCAGCCGAGAAGTTCACGACCGGAAGTCTTCCCCGCTCAGCACACTCGATGACGAGGGCTGTCGGCGCCTCGATCGACCGGGCCCGGTCGATCAGCTCCTGTCGGTCGAGCCCTTTGAGCTGCCGGATCTCGCCCATGATCGCATGCATGTGCCTGACGGCCTCGACGACGTTGCCGGTGCCAGCCTCGCCCTTGGTCCGGATCATGGCTGCGCCTTCATCGATCCGACGGAGAGCCTCGCCGAGATTCCGCGCACCGCAGACGAATGGAACATCAAATTCAGTCTTCCGAATATGATATTCTTCATCAGCAGGTGTCAGTACCTCGCTCTCATCAATCATATCGACCCCAAGCGATTCGAGCACCCGGGCCTCGATAAAGTGACCGATCCTGACCTTACCCATCACCGGGATGCTGACCGCATCGATGATTCCGGTCACACGATCTGGGTCCGCCATCCTGGCCACCCCACCGGCTTTTCTGATCTCTGCCGGTACCCGCTCAAGGGCCATCACAGCGACAGCCCCCGCTTCCTCAGCGATCCGCGCCTGATCTGCGTTGACCACATCCATGATCACACCACCCTTCTGCATGGACGCGAATCCGCGCTTCAGCAGCTCGGTGCCGAACCTCAGTTCCTCGAGCTTCATGTTCCTATCTATAGGAGAGACCACGCAATAAAAAGAGTGTGCACCCGGCAAGGATTACCAGCAGGAGCGTAGCCTCCCTGACCGTCAAGATGACCAGTACTCCCCGTTTTGAGAGCGATCCTTCGGCCTCCCCGATCCGGTAAACCCCGGGTTTCTCAAAAAGCACCCCCGTTCCGCCGGCGATCAGGGACATCGGGATCCCCCCGTTGAACCCGGGCCGCTTCTTCCGATCCCGAATAAACACCTGCCAGGCCGCCCATCCCCGCCCCTGGAGAGTAAAGATCAAGAGCAGGAGCAGACCGGTGACTCTGGCCGGGATATAACTGAGCAGGTCGTCGAGCCTGGCCGGCGCCCAGCCGAG is part of the Methanosphaerula palustris E1-9c genome and encodes:
- a CDS encoding EF-Tu/IF-2/RF-3 family GTPase, yielding MANLTIAVLGENGYAKNLGKAGTASDITFYNLKKGETTVTFIEPTRYPERIVSLFYAVSTAAGALVVVDAITAQFGECVLMLDSAGIKQGWLVLKNYLTREELAPLIKGTVVEHYAVIEDDPVAEREFFLSHALGQPAPETETGTVPVDHAFPVKGIGTVVLGDVAFGTIHKHDTLTVLPGGKSVQVRSIQKHDDDADTAVQGDRVGVALKNIEADELTRGDVLTGDPNLLVRDEITGEARIVKYWPAALKEGMVLYLGHWMQFIPCRVTAVTDQGDWHTPTITLSLDKPVIARSGDRSVLCYLEGGKLRITGTIPL
- the pdxT gene encoding pyridoxal 5'-phosphate synthase glutaminase subunit PdxT produces the protein MDVKIGVLALQGDVAEHITAFQQVLDTIPSVVGSVVEVREAAQIPSLDAIAIPGGESTTISRLIEKNRMHEVLTGFQGGIFATCAGMVLMAKSVEDPRICPLGLIDMEVDRNAFGRQRESFEADIPVQGLDAPFHAVFIRAPVVRSVGAEATVLATIDQGIVAVLQGKHMALSFHPELAGDLRLHRLFLTGLGIV
- a CDS encoding ribonuclease III domain-containing protein; translated protein: MTLEWQIEELERRIKYRFIDQAHPQRALTRLAFAGEQHFEDDRDMDALATLGDAVIDLLVIDDLLRTGVTRKGEITVLKVRRVNMSVLRSIAESLDLAPLVFWGKGEETQQVWLSGRVLAECCEAVIGAVFLDGGLRAVRQVLVTLELISEREVERRSGI
- a CDS encoding SGNH/GDSL hydrolase family protein, whose amino-acid sequence is MKRTSIGIMILLGSLLFLGVGTTAVSATVHILPLGDSLTKGMTDTPEDANLPSYRYWLYNDLKSAGYDFDFVGSWTEPNFAFSFDQHNEGHGGYTTDGILNGASDDPAQGKLSQWLTGYHADVVLLMIGTNDVLHQVPTDTSVSNIGAIIDTVRARNPNAKFLLASIPPTSISRDNLNALNARIPALASQKSTAQSPVYFVDQYTGYDGVNDNVASSGVHPDKSGEIKLATNWFNALKQVLGGSAVTTTTTVQTTVPVTTAVPVQTVAIQTAAVQTAVTVQPTAVQTVAATATTQSVIASSAFGSSFGLGKNFVLGDTSFAAPAGVTQSSGSSWSSSSWGSFSTVSSGFTGTASSTSLTPPNQMFVRWYPSNFPAGRV
- the pdxS gene encoding pyridoxal 5'-phosphate synthase lyase subunit PdxS produces the protein MKLEELRFGTELLKRGFASMQKGGVIMDVVNADQARIAEEAGAVAVMALERVPAEIRKAGGVARMADPDRVTGIIDAVSIPVMGKVRIGHFIEARVLESLGVDMIDESEVLTPADEEYHIRKTEFDVPFVCGARNLGEALRRIDEGAAMIRTKGEAGTGNVVEAVRHMHAIMGEIRQLKGLDRQELIDRARSIEAPTALVIECAERGRLPVVNFSAGGIATPSDAALMMHLGADGVFVGSGIFLSSNPARTAKAVVEAVNHYQEPAVIAEVSRGLGEAMKGIDVHTLKDDEVLQFRGR